In a genomic window of Thalassophryne amazonica chromosome 12, fThaAma1.1, whole genome shotgun sequence:
- the dapk3 gene encoding death-associated protein kinase 3 gives MAGFRQEDIELYYEMGEELGSGQFAIVRKCKEKRTGAEYAAKFIKKRRLSSSRRGVSREEIEREVNILREIQHSNIITLHDIFENKTDVILILELVSGGELFDFLAEKESLTEEEATQFLKQILDGVHYLHSKRIAHFDLKPENIMLLDKNVPNPRIKLIDFGIAHQIKAGNEFKNIFGTPEFVAPEIVNYEPLGLEADMWSIGVITYILLSGASPFLGETKQETLTNISAVNYDFDEEYFSNTSELAKDFIRRLLVKDPKKRMTIDDSLEHPWIKVIKRRNVRQEDSNHRPERRRLKTTRLKEYTIKSHSSMPPNNTYVNFERFSQVLEEISAAEEGLKELERNQRSCQEDVAALLSIYEEKEGWYKEENQSISCDLSHIRQELQRTQAQRKQSQEDARATMLAANALKRKFGRLENRYEVLAEQVASEVHWVEELVKSISAEKDALGLGSIP, from the exons ATGGCTGGCTTCAGGCAAGAAGATATTGAGCTGTACTACGAAATGGGCGAGGAGTTGGGCAG CGGACAGTTTGCTATTGTTCGTAAGTGCAAGGAGAAGCGTACAGGTGCAGAGTATGCGGCCAAGTTCATCAAGAAGCGCCGTCTGTCTTCCAGTCGGCGAGGCGTGAGTCGCGAAGAAATTGAGCGAGAGGTCAACATCTTGAGGGAGATCCAGCACAGCAACATCATCACCTTACACGACATCTTTGAAAACAAAACCGATGTGATCCTGATCCTGGAGCTAGTATCAGGCGGAGAGCTGTTCGACTTCCTGGCTGAGAAGGAATCTCTGACGGAGGAGGAAGCCACGCAGTTCCTCAAGCAGATCTTGGATGGTGTTCATTACCTCCATTCCAAACGCATTGCTCACTTTGACCTCAAG CCTGAGAATATCATGCTGCTGGATAAGAATGTCCCAAACCCCAGGATCAAGTTGATTGATTTTGGGATTGCTCATCAGATTAAGGCAGGAAATGAGTTTAAGAACATCTTTGGAACACCAGAGTTTGTAG CACCTGAAATAGTCAACTACGAACCACTGGGACTAGAGGCGGACATGTG GAGCATCGGCGTAATCACATACATTCT GCTGAGTGGTGCCTCTCCATTTCTGGGTGAGACCAAGCAGGAGACTCTGACAAACATCTCAGCTGTCAACTATGACTTTGATGAGGAGTATTTCAGCAACACCAGCGAGCTGGCGAAGGACTTCATACGCCGTCTTTTGGTTAAGGATCCCAA GAAGAGAATGACGATTGATGACAGCCTGGAGCACCCATGGATTAAG GTTATTAAGAGGCGAAACGTGCGCCAGGAGGATAGCAACCACAGGCCTGAGCGCCGCCGCCTGAAGACCACTCGCTTGAAGGAGTATACCATCAAGTCCCACTCCAGCATGCCACCCAAcaacacttatgtcaactttgaaCGGTTCTCCCAAGTGTTGGAGGAAATCTCTGCAGCAGAGGAAGGTCTGAAGGAGCTGGAGCGAAACCAGCGCTCCTGCCAGGAGGATGTGGCAGCGCTTCTCTCCATATATGAGGAGAAGGAAGGCTGGTACAAGGAGGAGAACCAGAGCATCTCCTGTGACCTGAGCCACATCCGCCAAGAGCTGCAGCGCACCCAAGCCCAGCGTAAGCAGAGTCAGGAGGATGCCCGAGCCACCATGCTGGCTGCCAATGCATTGAAACGCAAGTTTGGGCGCTTGGAAAATCGTTATGAGGTCCTGGCTGAGCAGGTAGCCTCAGAGGTCCACTGGGTGGAGGAGTTAGTCAAGTCGATATCTGCAGAGAAAGACGCTCTTGGCCTTGGCAGCATCCCCTGA